The genomic segment TAGTCGTTGCATGTCCGAGCGGAACAGCGAGCGCGCCCAGCACACCGAGCACGCCGAGCGCCTCCAGCACACCCGGCCCGCGCAGGGCGTCGTCATCCGTCGCACGGTCGAGTCCGACTGGCCGGAGGTGCGCGCCCTGCGACTCGAGATGCTCGCCGACACCCCGCTCGCCTATCTCGAGACCGTGGAGCACGCCCTCCGCCGCCGCGAGTGGGAATGGCGCGCGTGGGCGCGCGACGGCTCCTCGGCCGACTCCATCACGGTCGCCGCCATCACCACCGAGGGGCGCTGGGTCGGCACCATGATGTCGAAGGTGCCACGCGGACACGCGGGCGCCTTCCTCTACGGCGTCTACGTGGCTCCCGACCACCGCGGAACCGCAGCAGGAGTGACGGATGCGCTCCTGGACCGCATCGAGGAATGGGCACTCGGCCGCGGCGACACCCTCACTCTCGAGGTGAACGAGTCGAACCCGCGTGCTGTCGCCGCCTACCGCAACCGCGGTTTCGTCGAGACGGGCGTCATCCGCCCCTACCCCCTCGACCATTCCCTCCGCGAGCTCGAGATGCGCAAGCCCCTCCGCTGACCGCCGCCCTCCTCGCGACGAACGCGAGGAGGGCGGGGGGCTACCCGAGGTGGGCGTCGGCGTACGCCGCCATCGCGTCGCGCACGAAGGCGGCACCCGCCGCGCCGCCGTAGTTCGCCGCGAAGCGCTCGTCGGCCACGTACATCTCGCCGAGGCCCACGAAGTACTCCTTCGTCGGCCCGCCGGTCGACGCGCCCGGTGTTCCGGGCACCCCGGCCAGCCAGTCGTAGTGCCGCCCGGCGAGTGCCTGCGCCTCCTCTCCTCGAGGGTCGACGCCACGCGCCGCCGCCGACTGCCAGTCGGCGTTGAGCTGCGAGACGCGCTTCTGCCAGTCCGCCTTCTCCTCGGCCGACATCGAGCTCCACCAGCGGTCGCTCGCGGCGTACGCCGCCGCTCCCCACCGTTCCTCGACCTCCTCCTTGTACTGGGTATGGTCGAATCCGTCGAACATGTTCTCTGCCATGAGTTGTTCACCTCCTTCCATCGTCTCGATCGTCGCCCGCACGGATGCGATCTGCCGGCCGAGCCGGTCGCGCTCGCTCTGCAGCCACTCGAGGTGACTGCGGAGTGCGCCAGGCGCATCCGTCTCGTTCTCGAGCACACCCGCGATCGCCGGCAGCCCCAGCCCGAGCTCGCGCAACAGCAACACGCGCTGCAGGGTCACGAGAGCGCTCTCGTCGTAGTACCGGTAGCCGTTGGCGCCGATCCGGCTGGGGTGCACGATGCCGAGCTGCGCGTAGTGGCGCAGTGTGCGGCTCGTCGTGCCGGCCAGCCGGGCGACCTCCTGAATCGACCAGTCCATCGGATGCTCCCTCCCGTAACTCTCCTGAAATGCGGACAGTTCCACCGTAGGAGTTGACGCAACGTCAATGTCAAGTCGATCGCCGAAGCGCACGGAGACGGTCGTAGTAACGTCGAACCATGGCACGCATCGGCGACAGCGATCTCGACGTCTTCCCTCTCTCCCTCGGTGGCAATGTGTTCGGCTGGACGGCCGATCGAGACACCTCGCTCGCCATCCTCGACGCCCACGCCGCGGGCGGCGGCGACTTCATCGACACCTCCGACTCCTACATGGCGAGCGTGCCCGGAAACGTCGGTGGCGAGTCCGAGACCATCATCGGCGAGTGGTTCACCAGCCGCGGATCGCGCGACGCGACCGTGATCGCCACGAAGGTGTCCCGGCATCCGCAGTTCCGCGGGCTCTCGGGCGCGACCATCCGCGGCGCGGTCGATGCGTCGCTGGCCCGCCTGCAGACCGACCGGATCGACCTCTACTACGCCCACTTC from the Herbiconiux aconitum genome contains:
- a CDS encoding MerR family transcriptional regulator, whose protein sequence is MDWSIQEVARLAGTTSRTLRHYAQLGIVHPSRIGANGYRYYDESALVTLQRVLLLRELGLGLPAIAGVLENETDAPGALRSHLEWLQSERDRLGRQIASVRATIETMEGGEQLMAENMFDGFDHTQYKEEVEERWGAAAYAASDRWWSSMSAEEKADWQKRVSQLNADWQSAAARGVDPRGEEAQALAGRHYDWLAGVPGTPGASTGGPTKEYFVGLGEMYVADERFAANYGGAAGAAFVRDAMAAYADAHLG
- a CDS encoding GNAT family N-acetyltransferase; this translates as MSERNSERAQHTEHAERLQHTRPAQGVVIRRTVESDWPEVRALRLEMLADTPLAYLETVEHALRRREWEWRAWARDGSSADSITVAAITTEGRWVGTMMSKVPRGHAGAFLYGVYVAPDHRGTAAGVTDALLDRIEEWALGRGDTLTLEVNESNPRAVAAYRNRGFVETGVIRPYPLDHSLRELEMRKPLR